A genomic region of Candidatus Buchananbacteria bacterium contains the following coding sequences:
- a CDS encoding S8 family serine peptidase: MKRKGLSILLTFALVFFMFGSTVNADNVKKPLPDFTKASTVEKKSVSTTGENEKSIELKLEGPVKSMAWETQKIYPDLQKHLDSLKPDETIKVDVCLDYNSDVTVDTFVNKIVSQEKGTFGNTKIEKRTAFHFLTDVNKQQIDALSKMKEVKYIKLPAVKQQISTPKKTNGLLSDSGIIPMINASTEMTGAKKARQDYGVTGNRDGNETSYSSNDVVVAIIDTGIDNTHVDLDGGKVIGWRDFVNNNATPYDDNGHGTMVSSIVAGTGEGDPGIEVGFAPGAALVGIKVADSTGGWTIDDLVDGIDWAVANRTTLGIRVINISLGAYGNSSSEIDAVNTAITNANNVGIAVVVAAGNDGPEYDNMSQLVSCDDPIVVGSMADPYEGGWYPSLFSSRGTGTTGPLIMAPGENIRAAEANSTNEYVTESGTSFSTPAISGIIALMMDASNGSSTLNFYIEDFGKSGFDPVCGNGEVLAYDSIKAAGGYSSGSFNDYRDHIRASDTMQQGDIHAYDINVYATSSNLYWATTLIMTDEDSDDFDLYIWNPGSDPSVDPPDYSSTSVDPQEVISFKPTTTGVYTVAVHAFSGNGNYALDFSGQIRP, translated from the coding sequence ATGAAAAGAAAAGGACTTTCGATTTTATTGACATTTGCATTGGTATTCTTTATGTTTGGTAGTACTGTTAATGCAGATAATGTAAAAAAGCCGTTACCTGATTTCACAAAAGCAAGTACTGTGGAAAAGAAATCTGTATCTACCACTGGAGAAAATGAAAAAAGCATAGAGCTTAAACTTGAAGGTCCAGTTAAATCAATGGCATGGGAAACCCAAAAAATCTATCCTGATTTGCAAAAGCATTTAGACAGCCTTAAACCTGATGAGACCATAAAAGTTGACGTGTGCTTGGATTATAATTCGGACGTAACAGTAGATACATTTGTAAACAAGATTGTGTCCCAAGAAAAAGGTACATTTGGTAATACTAAAATTGAAAAACGCACGGCATTCCATTTCCTTACGGATGTCAATAAACAACAAATTGATGCCCTGTCTAAAATGAAAGAAGTAAAATATATCAAGCTACCAGCAGTAAAGCAACAAATTAGCACTCCTAAAAAGACGAATGGATTATTAAGCGACAGTGGAATCATCCCAATGATTAATGCATCAACTGAGATGACCGGAGCCAAAAAAGCACGCCAGGATTATGGCGTCACAGGGAATCGTGATGGAAATGAAACAAGTTACAGCAGCAATGATGTAGTAGTAGCCATCATTGATACTGGGATTGACAATACCCACGTTGATTTAGACGGCGGAAAAGTTATCGGCTGGAGAGACTTTGTAAATAATAATGCAACCCCCTATGACGATAATGGACATGGTACGATGGTATCAAGCATCGTGGCGGGAACGGGCGAAGGAGATCCGGGCATTGAAGTCGGTTTTGCACCTGGTGCAGCATTGGTTGGAATAAAAGTTGCTGATAGCACGGGAGGTTGGACAATTGATGATCTGGTTGACGGTATTGATTGGGCTGTCGCAAACAGAACTACTTTAGGGATAAGAGTCATTAATATAAGCTTGGGTGCATACGGCAACAGCTCTAGTGAAATTGACGCCGTCAATACTGCAATTACGAATGCAAATAATGTAGGAATTGCAGTAGTAGTAGCAGCGGGAAATGATGGCCCAGAGTATGATAATATGAGCCAATTGGTTTCATGTGATGATCCAATAGTAGTTGGTAGTATGGCTGACCCATATGAGGGTGGCTGGTATCCTAGTCTTTTCTCTTCACGTGGGACAGGCACCACAGGTCCTCTCATTATGGCTCCTGGAGAAAATATAAGGGCAGCTGAGGCTAATTCGACAAATGAGTATGTTACCGAAAGTGGAACATCTTTCTCAACTCCAGCAATATCAGGAATTATTGCATTAATGATGGATGCAAGTAACGGAAGCTCAACCCTGAACTTCTATATCGAAGACTTTGGTAAATCAGGCTTCGATCCTGTTTGTGGCAATGGTGAGGTTTTGGCTTACGATTCCATCAAGGCAGCTGGAGGATACTCATCAGGCTCCTTTAATGATTATCGAGATCATATTCGCGCTTCTGACACCATGCAGCAAGGAGATATACATGCTTACGACATTAACGTTTATGCAACAAGTTCCAATTTATATTGGGCAACAACCCTTATTATGACTGATGAGGACAGTGATGATTTTGACCTATATATTTGGAATCCAGGGAGTGATCCTTCTGTTGATCCTCCGGATTACTCAAGCACATCAGTCGATCCCCAGGAAGTTATAAGTTTTAAACCTACTACTACCGGAGTTTACACTGTTGCTGTTCATGCATTCTCAGGCAATGGTAACTATGCTTTAGACTTTTCTGGCCAAATTCGTCCTTAA
- a CDS encoding SET domain-containing protein: MFLLSADYWQVKKIKGKGRGVFAKKEINPGTVIGDYLGTVISEQREGQENEKSFYAMHCTDKLIVLPDPKQIGIHLINHACAPNCAMHSYRGHVIYFALRRIFPGEELTVNYLYDVLLCRAGECREHICRCGALNCRGNLHTPTQLIKMWEKYEAPYYRPFRNYCPARYGQNLLALDTYPRRIADIRGNELYGSSQKPPYVSLAVRLPAVSKVRALIRETGRRIYFKKIDFTVNGVSGALIIGSR, translated from the coding sequence ATGTTTTTACTTTCTGCCGATTATTGGCAGGTCAAAAAAATTAAAGGTAAGGGCCGTGGGGTTTTTGCTAAAAAAGAAATTAACCCCGGTACGGTGATCGGTGATTATTTGGGCACGGTCATTTCTGAACAGCGCGAAGGGCAAGAAAACGAAAAAAGTTTTTACGCCATGCACTGCACCGACAAATTGATTGTGCTGCCCGACCCAAAACAAATTGGCATTCATTTAATTAATCACGCGTGTGCCCCGAATTGCGCTATGCATTCGTATCGGGGTCACGTGATTTATTTTGCCCTGAGACGAATTTTTCCGGGCGAAGAGTTGACCGTTAACTATTTGTATGATGTTTTGTTATGTCGGGCGGGGGAGTGCCGGGAGCACATTTGTCGCTGCGGCGCTTTAAATTGTCGAGGGAATTTGCATACGCCGACTCAGCTAATTAAAATGTGGGAAAAATATGAAGCCCCGTATTATCGACCCTTTCGAAACTATTGCCCGGCACGGTATGGCCAGAATTTGTTGGCACTGGATACCTATCCGCGCCGCATTGCTGATATTCGCGGCAACGAACTGTATGGTTCGTCGCAAAAACCTCCGTATGTTAGTTTGGCGGTCAGGTTGCCAGCTGTCTCAAAAGTTAGGGCGTTGATTAGAGAAACTGGACGCCGAATTTATTTTAAAAAAATTGATTTTACCGTTAATGGGGTTTCGGGTGCGTTAATTATTGGTAGTCGTTAA
- the galU gene encoding UTP--glucose-1-phosphate uridylyltransferase GalU codes for MSKIRKVVIPVAGLGTRFLPATKAQPKEMLPVVDKPIIQYIVEEAVAAGITDVILVTGSTKRAIEDHFDRNENLENHLKKNGKSKYYQAVKEVAELANFIFIRQKGPYGNGTPVLNTKAVIGDEPFAVVWGDDIWDCPSRPHIKQLIDVYEKYGDPVITAYKTDAEGTSKYGIIEGTEVEPNVYQVKSIAEKPGPQKAKSRIASFGGYIFTPDIFNELEKTPLGKGGELWLVDAIARLLKKRPIYAKIIDGQLYDTGSKLGWLKANVEFGLKDKEINKEFKNFLKHKL; via the coding sequence ATGTCAAAAATTAGAAAAGTTGTTATCCCGGTTGCCGGCCTTGGCACTCGCTTCCTGCCCGCAACCAAAGCCCAGCCGAAAGAAATGTTACCGGTGGTTGATAAACCAATCATCCAATACATTGTCGAAGAGGCGGTCGCGGCCGGCATTACTGACGTAATTTTAGTAACCGGCTCAACCAAACGCGCGATTGAAGACCATTTTGATCGCAATGAAAACCTGGAAAACCATCTTAAAAAAAATGGCAAATCTAAATACTACCAGGCTGTCAAAGAGGTTGCTGAACTGGCAAACTTTATTTTTATTCGACAAAAAGGGCCCTATGGCAACGGCACACCGGTACTTAATACTAAAGCAGTGATCGGCGATGAGCCATTTGCCGTCGTGTGGGGAGATGATATTTGGGATTGCCCAAGCCGGCCCCACATTAAACAGCTTATTGATGTTTATGAAAAATATGGCGACCCGGTAATCACCGCTTATAAGACCGACGCCGAAGGCACATCAAAATACGGCATTATTGAGGGCACGGAAGTTGAACCAAACGTCTATCAGGTCAAATCAATCGCCGAAAAACCAGGTCCTCAAAAAGCTAAAAGCCGCATCGCTTCATTTGGCGGCTACATTTTTACGCCAGACATTTTTAATGAGCTGGAAAAAACCCCTCTGGGCAAAGGCGGCGAGCTGTGGCTGGTTGATGCAATTGCCCGACTACTCAAAAAACGCCCGATTTACGCGAAGATTATCGATGGCCAGCTCTACGACACCGGCTCAAAGCTTGGTTGGTTGAAAGCGAATGTTGAGTTTGGTCTCAAAGACAAAGAAATCAATAAAGAATTCAAAAACTTTTTGAAACATAAGCTATGA